The following coding sequences lie in one Arachis ipaensis cultivar K30076 chromosome B03, Araip1.1, whole genome shotgun sequence genomic window:
- the LOC110269461 gene encoding uncharacterized protein LOC110269461, with amino-acid sequence MFKKFIENEIDSKSSVELRAKFFKNMEVKREKMSSGQQQHQPPPPLKRIKTLSDREREQLLRKNGVQANDKQNFVEKPKVAKEKGQNLKKSKVQKEASMTHSQGSTCRQEKELPSKSTAMAHKNTTEVDSRMSQDLKRKETTIEDDIEDYGSLQERPTKKGKTRQFASMPIDTFLKLNNELDGEEQLDENEGDIIEEQDKDYINPTEAENLDNTLKETTVKKTRGPTQCLKIHARQLEDREQITLDSEGEAIGPTDEAVNNLSKFLGTVARNSDFCPLIYTNWKGIKDKEAIWEYVQAKFIILTEGKRMVLARINDNWRRYKTTIK; translated from the exons atgttcaaaaaattcattgaaaatgAGATAGATTCAAAGTCAAGTGTTGAATTGCGTGCAAAGTTCTTCAAAAATATGGAAGTTAAGCGAGAAAAGATGTCTTCTGGTCAGCAGCAacatcaaccaccaccaccacttaaGAGGATAAAAACCCTTAGTGATAGGGAAAGGGAGCAGCTGTTAAGAAAAAATGGTGTCCAAGCAAATGATAAGCAGAATTTTgtagaaaagccaaaagttgcaaaagaaaaagggcAGAATTTGAAGAAAAGTAAAGTACAGAAGGAAGCAAGTATGACTCACTCACAAGGATCAACATGTAGACAAGAAAAAGAACTTCCTTCTAAATCTACTGCTATGGCTCACAAGAATACTACAGAAGTAGATTCTAGAATGAGTCAAGATTTGAAGAGAAAAGAGACCACAATTGAAGATGATATTGAAGATTATGGCAGCTTGCAAGAAAGGCCAACTAAGAAGGGAAAAACACGTCAATTTGCTTCAATGCCGATTGATACATTTCTTAAACTTAACAATGAACTTGATGGTGAAGAGCAATTAGATGAGAATGAAGGAGATATTATAGAGGAGCAGGACAAGGATTATATCAATCCAACTGAGGCTGAGAACTTAGACAATACTTTGAAAG AGACAACAGTGAAGAAAACACGAGGACCTACACAATGCTTGAAGATTCATGCAAGACAGTTGGAAGATAGAGAACAAATTACTCTAGATAGTGAAGGAGAGGCAATTGGTCCTACTGATGAAGCTGTAAACAACTTGAGCAAATTTTTGGGCACAGTGGCAAGGAATTCAGATTTTTGTCCATTAATTTACACAAATTGGAAGGGTATTAAAGATAAAGAAGCCATTTGGGAATATGTTCAA GCTAAATTTATTATTCTAACTGAAGGAAAGAGGATGGTCCTTGCTCGTATCAATGACAACTGGAGAAGGTATAAGACTACAATAAAGTAA